In the genome of Candida dubliniensis CD36 chromosome 3, complete sequence, the window CATTTTATACCCTTGTCTAATCTTGTTCAGCTATAGAGATTAATCTTTCATCTATTTCTTCAGGTGTCAAAATTCTAAATTCTCCTTCAGTGGCAAcaccaatttcaatatcattttttctaaattcaGTTCCAATTACTGAACTCAAGGCAATTATTGCAAATTCAACAGTTTTTTGCCAATCTCCTTTAACAGCATcgatttttttaaatttcttttccaaataTGTTGTTgcttcttgttgttttggaCCAGTAGCTACAGCTTTTACACCAGTAAAATATCCAGCAGGATCacatttaaaaatttgtGGACCTCTACCTTCATCGGCAAAATCAACTTGAATAAAAGTTAAAGCAACACCCAATGGTCTCATATAAGCTCTTTGAGTATATAATTGAGATATATTAGCCATTCTTCTTGATAAACTTTCCACTGGCATTTCGTATCCATATTTATATCTAAATTCTGTAGCTTCTGATCTTGCTCTCATGGCTTGAGCTCTAGCATCAGCAATTGACCCAGTAGCAACCATTCCTATACTAGGagtaattttgaaaatatagGACACAGTTTTAGGATCCAATAACTTATCTGGGATCTTCTTTTGTGATATAATAACGGCTGAATCTTGACCTGTGATTCCTAAACTGGTGATATTTGCTGAATTGATAGCTTTAAATGCATATTCTACTTGGTATAATCTACCTTCAGGAGAAAAAATAGTAATATGCCTGTCAAAACCTGCTGAATTGGACATTATTTATGAATTGTGTTGAATAAAGTaaggatgatgatgataattggATTATATTACTACTATATAAAACTGTTGAATTTTTGTAGTGGCGAAATTTTTCTCATTCTCTTTCTGTTGTTTTCCTTCACAACTAACAACTTCAAACAAACCCAAAGAGTCGAAGACATTCGACATTCGACATTTTTCTACATTATGTCGCACacaagtatttttttttttttccttcctttctttttttactGTCGAAAAGTATTGAtagttttcaatattacCTCTTTTAGTTGTTTTTGCTTACCACTTTATAATCACAAGAGAAGGGCCAGTTAATATAAATGACGATACTGATAAGTGAAACAGATACGTTTACAACGGATTCAAAGACTCGAGAAAACACACCAATATATGATCCTAATCATCCTGGAACCAATAACAAATACAATGTTTCATATCATTATAATCCCGAAGTGAGTCGATTTCATTATGGAGCTCTTCATCCAATGAAACCTTTCCGATTAATGTTGACTGATCATTTAGTTATATcttataaattatatgaaAAGATGGATTTATATACCCCTCGAAGGGCGaccaaagaagaattacTAGAGTTTCATTCTGAAgattatatcaattttttacaATCCATAACTCCAGAAAAATGTAAAACAATAGGCAATGATACATTAGCACAATTCAATATTGGAGATGATTGTCCAATATTTGATGGGATGTATGATTATAGTGCCATTTATGCTGGAGCATCTTTGGATGCTACAAGGAAATTGATATCAGGAATGTCGGATATTGCTATCAACTGGTCGGGTGGATTACATCATGCTAAAAAGTTTGAACCATCTGGATTTTGTTATGTTAATGATATCGTGTTGagtataataaatttactAAGGGTCCATCCACGAGTAATGTATATAGATATTGATTTACACCATGGTGATGGGGTTCAAGAAGCATTTTATAATACTGATAGAGTGATGACAGTTAGTTTCCATAAATATAATGGTGAATTTTTCCCTGGGACAGGGTCAGTTGATGAAGTTGGGATTGGGTCTGGGAAAAATTATGCTATTAATGTTCCCTTGAGAGACGGTATAGATGATGAGTCATACATTCGATTATTTAAACTGATTATGGAGCCATTAATTACAAAATTTCAGCCAACTTGTATTGTTCAACAGTGTGGGGCTGATTCATTGGGGTATGATCGTTTGGgttgttttaatttaaatattcGAGCTCACGGTGAATGTGtgaaatttattaaatcatttggAATACCGATGTTGGTTGTTGGTGGAGGTGGGTATACTCCGAGAAATGTCAGTAGATTATGGTGTTATGAAACAAGTGTGTTGAATGATGTCAGTCTAGATCATAAAATTCCTAATTACTTGCCAACATATGATTGGTTTGGTCCTGATTATTCGTTACACCCACAATTAGACGGTAGAATTGATAATAAGAATTCGAAAAAATATCTCCAAAGTGTGCAAACAACAATCATGGAACAAATACGGTATTTGAATCATGCTCCAAGTGTGCAAATGTATGAAATTCCTCCCGATCTAACTGGTTTAACAGAGGATGAAGATAAAGCGattcaagaattaaatgaagACATGGAGCGAGATGAAAAGATAATGAAAGACGAAGCAAAACCAGGAGAGTTAATGACTTAGTTTGTCTTGATgtatatacatatacaaCTAAATAAACAttgtaatattaattaaatcatttagTTAAGAGAACTAGAAAACTGACATTGCCATGTCGTGGGTCGAGGGTCGAGAGTCGAATCGCGGTGGGCGCAAAGTTTGTTGTTAGTGACGGCGTAACAGCAGCTGCAGAAAAGTacattttgttgttgttgtcatttttttttttcttctctctGTTTAGGTAACTAAaccatcaaataataatccaaaaCATCCATTTCAAACTGTTTCCAATATTCTTGCATTTCATTTGACGGTTGTACAATCATAGTCAACTCCATCAGATTATTCACATATATATCAACTCattgcatttttttttttagactCATTTGGTTATTTATTAGTAATTGGATTCAGTTTCAACTTGGCATCactttttcaaatgataTAATATTTACCGTTGCataattataaacaaaacGACTAATCAACTggataattcaaataattattgaaaaaataaaagaaagagaataCATATACAACGGCGGTACCCCCTAGTTTATAAtggaaacaaacaaattagCAATTGTACTAGATCCCAAATCGAATCGgaaaataattaatcatAGATATAGAATCATAAAGAAAATAGGTCAAGGTCAATATGGGAAAGTATTATTGGGAGAAGATATTACTACTACAGTTAATTCTTCTACCGgtaaaaataattcaactACAATTTCAACTTACGTTGCTATAAAAACTATCAATCGAATAGATAAATCGAGATTATTGTTAGTAAAAAATGCCAGTAATAACATCAGCATAAAGATTAAACGCGAAATAACTATAATGAAACAATGCAATCATCCCAATATTGTCAAATTATACCAggttattgatgatttaagatttgataaaatattattgattttggaatATTGTCAATATGGAGAAATTGATTGGAAACGATATAATCATTACCATGAAAAATATAGAAAGGTTGACGTTGAAAGTATACAAGGAAAAGCTAATTCCATACCGCAAACCCGCTTGAcattaaacaaaattctACGCGATATAATTAACGGTTTAGAATATTTGCATGATTATAAACATATAATACATCGAGACTTGAAGCCATCGAACCTACTAATAAATCAAGACAATACTGTCAAGATATCAGATTTCGGGGTGAGTTTAATTCTAGAGAATAATGCTAACGATGCCAAAGAATTGGCAAAAATCATGGGTACACCAGCATTTTATGCCCCCGAGCTATGTCAATTTGTTAATAATCGGTTTTCTATGGTTACTAATGAAGATCATGCTGGGAATAAGATCAAAATTAGctataatattgatatttggtCGTTGGGGGTGACCTTGTATTGTTTActgtttaataatttacctttcaatggtaataatgaatttgaaatgtGTAAGAATATTGTTAAAAGTGAACTACAGTTCCCCTTAATCAAGCATTCATCAAAAGTGACagaaaatgatattaaagaattaaaatatttgaaagaCTTAATCAAGAAGATTTTGGTTAAAGATCCAGATGAAAGAATATcattgaaagaaattaaagtGCATCCATTTACtacatttgatttaaatgaattagagaagaagaaatttttcaaatttaatcaaaatatatttagGGCAGAAGATTGTAAAAAAGAGCTTGATGTTGATGGATCAATTTCTACTTTGTCTCCACAATCTTCAAGTTTGTCGAAAAGGATcaagaatttattttctaGTAAATATCCTGCTGCCACGACTACCACCACGACTACCACTTCGTCCCCTCCTCCAGCATCATCATTACCATCAACTCCAGGAAATTCATCCCTGAAACATATTCCAagtaatttgaaatataaCAATTTGTCATTAAAGGAGTTAGAGCATGTGgatgatttattagattCTTATTTGGAtgattcttcatcattggGGAGCGTGGAAGGAGACGACgaggttgttgttgatacaTCCAATATACTTGGTGATTTGGACAGAGATACAAATTATGACGATTCACCACAACAATTACAAGGAAAAGTGAATGAAATAATAACAGACGtaccagaagaagaaaaaaaacataaacCTCAGCCACTAGACTTGAAGCAAGCAGCAACATCCTTCCCATCACTACCTCCACCACGAGGTAACTCTTCTACCTCTTTGGATGTGACaagtaataatgataatattacATCTCCAGCGACaccaataaatgaaaatattactACGATTATTGGGGAAAGTTCACCGggaaattattacaataGTACCAATGATGGTATTGGAGATTTCCCAAGTAGACCATCGAGGCGAAGTTTTGAAAAGCAAAATAAACTGGCATCATTAGCATCAATGACCTATCAGCCTACTAttatatcattatcatctcCAGTGAAAACGAAATCAGAGTCATGGGGAGGtaaaatgaataatatgTCTATACACAATAGTATTGGTGGAATAAACGATAATCATAAACATTTGAATATGTTTGAACCGCCCCTGATATTTAGAGAGTCAAAACCTTTGGAAGGAAATAAAACTGCTAGTGCTAGTAATactgaaaataattttggtTCTACAAGTCGTCGGAATTCCAATAGTTCTCAACATTTTGGGTATGGATTATCGAGAATTACCAGTTCTTCTTCaagtttgaatttaaatgCCTATTTgactgatgatgatgatgatgatggtgatgtTCTCAATTCTGCTTCAATGCCAGAACTCAATCATTCATCATCGATATCGACAAGGTATAGTTTGAAAGGTATGCAACAGCAACATCAACTGGAGAGAAAACTGCAAGATAATGAACAAACTGAAGAGCAAGAAGATCATGAAGAGTCGGAAGAAGGTGATTCAACTATAATTGctaataattatcaaatcatGAGAAATTATAATGATATGAGTAGCTATTTAGATGGGTTAGATTAATATATAAAGTTTATCAAATCTTCTCTAAACCCCTATTTCTTGCTTCTTCATGAACACTTTCCATTGAAGATTGTGCAGGgattattcaataattaatgatcAAAATTACTGTTTCATTCGAATTTGGGGTGTTGAAGTATCATAGTCTAATCAACAATAtgattatcaatatcatttgaaaagaaaaaagttTCCAGAAAACAGGTAAGTCAactaaaaattaaaatgaaAGACAACGGAAACAAAGAAATGCAAAGAGAACAATGGCTGCAagtagtattattattattttgtttaggttttttgattttgtgtGATTGTTTACTTTCCATTCTAATTCtcattttatttgttaaactttttttttgcgtGTAGAAggcttttctttcttcttcatcaacatctaAGTaccatatatatattaatctGACAACCACATATCATCTTTCAATGGCGTAACATACTCTGCTGTACCTGTAACTTAGCTAGGTATAtccaatatatatttattggaGTATATTTGATACCTGATAGGTAAgaaccaaaacaaaagagTAAAACAATGGAATATAtgaaatgatttaattagaGTTAATTGCATTGTTTAGTCCAATATAAGAATGGAATGATCGGCATGTAATATGAATGTATGTATGATGTCCCAGAATTGAACTCAATAATAGTagagaataagaataagaatattgattgattgattgatttccTTAATAATATGGTCCAAGAAATTAAGCCATTGGCAATATATACTTCCCGGTTTTTCCAATTAAgccattatcatcattgttGTTTGCTTCTTGTCATCTTGTCCTCTAACATTATGTTCTATAAATAGATGTATTCAAAGTGTAGGTGACattctttcaaaattgaCTTTTCTATTATTCTAATTGAGTTTGGACTCGAGTATATTATAGTTCAAACTTTGATAGAAAcgattgttgtttttttgaaatcatgATTCCAAATCTGAAAAGTTAGTTATTTAGTTAGAAATATGTAACACTGTTTGTTTTATACACATCTAATCATTAGTTTAAATAGCTTAAGCAAGTCACGTGGCGAGTGGCTAACCCACTCCTAGAGGTGTTTGGTAGTGTCATTGAAGCTGATTTTCAAGAcaagaaaatgataaattgacGACAGAGgttaacaataataaccTCAGTACCAGGTTTAACACAACTGgttctaataataatacaaagtattaaatataataattgttaCAATAAGAGTAAAATTAACACTGTTctaatttttattatattttaattcaattttagtATAATTTTCATTAGAAAATGTTAATGGTATAATGATATTGTCAACTAAATTACACTAATAATCAACCAATATATCGTCAAATTCTGATAATAAACTGACAAATTATACAAACAACAAGACAAAGATTGGTTCCATTCAACCGAGGTATACAAAAACACATAAGCGGACTCTCTATTTCTTTATGACAATTATACAATTATAGACAAACTTATTGAGaggaaaataaattgaaacattTGATTGTACAACAAAGAGAACAACCacatattatatattaaacTATTCGATTATCTTGATGTAGGGCAGTTTTGTTTGGGAATGGTTCGACTATCTAACCAACGAACAAACAAACTGCGGTGTAAACCTCCACGAATATTGAATTCTGTTATGTTACAAATTGATGAAGTCAATGATAGTGCGACAACAATAAGAACAACAATAAGAACAACGACAACGACAAAgagtaaaaaaaagtggAAGAATCGAATCAACACCGAACGATTCTTACCATAGTATGGTTTATTCTAATATATAATTGTTAGCTTTATTTTACAAATCCCAATGATCGTCTGATAAATTGTCCTTGAATTTGTACCGAcctacaacaacaatggcATACAATTAGCAGGTACAACTTTGTGAAG includes:
- a CDS encoding alpha subunit of the 20S core complex of the 26S proteasome, putative (Similar to S. cerevisiae SCL1) is translated as MSNSAGFDRHITIFSPEGRLYQVEYAFKAINSANITSLGITGQDSAVIISQKKIPDKLLDPKTVSYIFKITPSIGMVATGSIADARAQAMRARSEATEFRYKYGYEMPVESLSRRMANISQLYTQRAYMRPLGVALTFIQVDFADEGRGPQIFKCDPAGYFTGVKAVATGPKQQEATTYLEKKFKKIDAVKGDWQKTVEFAIIALSSVIGTEFRKNDIEIGVATEGEFRILTPEEIDERLISIAEQD
- a CDS encoding histone deacetylase, putative (Similar to S. cerevisiae HOS2;~In S. cerevisiae: required for gene activation via specific deacetylation of lysines in H3 and H4 histone tails; subunit of the Set3 complex, a meiotic-specific repressor of sporulation specific genes that contains deacetylase activity) yields the protein MTISISETDTFTTDSKTRENTPIYDPNHPGTNNKYNVSYHYNPEVSRFHYGALHPMKPFRLMLTDHLVISYKLYEKMDLYTPRRATKEELLEFHSEDYINFLQSITPEKCKTIGNDTLAQFNIGDDCPIFDGMYDYSAIYAGASLDATRKLISGMSDIAINWSGGLHHAKKFEPSGFCYVNDIVLSIINLLRVHPRVMYIDIDLHHGDGVQEAFYNTDRVMTVSFHKYNGEFFPGTGSVDEVGIGSGKNYAINVPLRDGIDDESYIRLFKSIMEPLITKFQPTCIVQQCGADSLGYDRLGCFNLNIRAHGECVKFIKSFGIPMLVVGGGGYTPRNVSRLWCYETSVLNDVSLDHKIPNYLPTYDWFGPDYSLHPQLDGRIDNKNSKKYLQSVQTTIMEQIRYLNHAPSVQMYEIPPDLTGLTEDEDKAIQELNEDMERDEKIMKDEAKPGELMT
- a CDS encoding Snf1 activating kinase, putative (Similar to S. cerevisiae PAK1) translates to METNKLAIVLDPKSNRKIINHRYRIIKKIGQGQYGKVLLGEDITTTVNSSTGKNNSTTISTYVAIKTINRIDKSRLLLVKNASNNISIKIKREITIMKQCNHPNIVKLYQVIDDLRFDKILLILEYCQYGEIDWKRYNHYHEKYRKVDVESIQGKANSIPQTRLTLNKILRDIINGLEYLHDYKHIIHRDLKPSNLLINQDNTVKISDFGVSLILENNANDAKELAKIMGTPAFYAPELCQFVNNRFSMVTNEDHAGNKIKISYNIDIWSLGVTLYCLSFNNLPFNGNNEFEMCKNIVKSELQFPLIKHSSKVTENDIKELKYLKDLIKKILVKDPDERISLKEIKVHPFTTFDLNELEKKKFFKFNQNIFRAEDCKKELDVDGSISTLSPQSSSLSKRIKNLFSSKYPAATTTTTTTTSSPPPASSLPSTPGNSSSKHIPSNLKYNNLSLKELEHVDDLLDSYLDDSSSLGSVEGDDEVVVDTSNILGDLDRDTNYDDSPQQLQGKVNEIITDVPEEEKKHKPQPLDLKQAATSFPSLPPPRGNSSTSLDVTSNNDNITSPATPINENITTIIGESSPGNYYNSTNDGIGDFPSRPSRRSFEKQNKSASLASMTYQPTIISLSSPVKTKSESWGGKMNNMSIHNSIGGINDNHKHLNMFEPPSIFRESKPLEGNKTASASNTENNFGSTSRRNSNSSQHFGYGLSRITSSSSSLNLNAYLTDDDDDDGDVLNSASMPELNHSSSISTRYSLKGMQQQHQSERKSQDNEQTEEQEDHEESEEGDSTIIANNYQIMRNYNDMSSYLDGLD